The region GGGCGTGGTCTCTGTGACTTTGAaagtggcatggttgttggtgccagatgggctgggaATTACTATTTCACAAACTGGCACAACAGTCTATAGAGTTTGGACATCTGAAGACCAGGTAATGTTTTTACAATCTTCAGCTgttcagtttgggtgagcctctGCCCACTATAGCCTCtgcttcctgttcttggctgacagaaaaGGAACCCATTTACCTCATTgtttgacgtgttgtgcataaaattgacattttgtagtaattgtcacaatttaaattcatataaaaaaaccccagctcagtcacatggaaaaagtaagtacacccctacatttatcatacCTTCAAAGAAAtacaattagaatcaggtgttcaatattgggtgccagtgattagaacctgcttaaggagtgcaggtggaacctgtcttatttacacccctctcatatctagtgtctggtgttccctttgttatcgaggtgtgtggtgtcatcatgccaagatctaaagagttctataaggccttcagaaaaaatgttgtggatgcctatgagtctttcaaggatttaaaaagatctccaaattatttgaaatacatcattccactgtaaggaaaatcatctacagaTTTCGAATGACTGCCAAATTTGTCCAGAACTGGCCGTCCTGGAAAATTCAGCCTAAGAGCAGaacatctgatgcaaaaagaaatctccaagaaccccaaaatttcagtttgccaatgagcatttaggcaaagaccaggccttttggaataatgtgctctggacagacaaatcaaagatagagtagtttggccacagtaacaggagacatgtttggcgctgaccaaagacagattttcaggagaagcacctcataccaactgtgaatcacagtggtggaaatgttatggtttgaggttgcttcactgcctcagggaccggacagtttgcattcattgattcaactatgaattctgcatcaaaaagtgcttgaagataacgtgaggccatctgtccgtaAGTTTAAGttaaactgaaagtggacctttcaacagaatAATAGTCCTAAGCACACtatcaaatccaccaaggaatggctgaaaaagaagaaatggagggttatggaatggcctagtcaatgcccggatttgaatcccattgaaatgttgtggggggatttgaaacggacAGTTCTTCCAAGAAAACCCGCAAACATCTTGCAAGTGAAAGTTGCAATTATGCAAATATTGCAAATATTGCATGGAaagcattaactttattcttctttaaccattctttggtagaacaacttgtgtgcttagggtcattgtcttgctgcatgacccactttctcttgagattcattTCATAGACAGATATCCTGATAttttcgctggtataattcagaattcattgttacATCAGTGATGGCAAGCCttccaggcccagatgcagcaaaacaggcccaaaccatgatactaccaccagcatgtttcacagatgggatgaagttcttgtgctggaatgcagtgttttcctttctccaaacacaaccccactcatttaaaccaaagattCAATTTGGGTCTCATCCGTTCACAAAATATTGTTCCAATagacttctggcttgtccatgtgatctttagcaaattgcagatgggcagcaacgttctttttggagagcagtggctttctccttacaaccctgccatgcacacaaTTCTTGTTCattgttctcctgatggtgaacaTTGAACATGATGGTGAACATGAACATCATtaatattagccaatgtgacAGAGGCCTTCAggtgcttagaagttaccctggctgCTTTGTGACCTCACGGACTATTACAGGTCTTGCTCTTAGAGTGATCTTTGCTGGTTGGCCACTCCtagggagggtaacaatggtcttgaatttcctgatatctgtctgactgtgggttggtggagtccaaacacttgAGATGggtttgtaaccttttccagcctcatgagtttcaacaactctttttctgaggtcctcaaaaatctcatttgttcataccacgatacacttccacaaacacgtgttgtgaagatcagactttgacacatccctgttctttaaataaaacagagtgctcactcacacctgattgtcatcccattgattatAAACAGCTgacttcaaattaactgctaatcttagaggttcacatacttttgccactcacaaatatgtaatattggatgattgtcctcaataaataaatgaccaagtataatatttttgtctcatttgtttagcTGGGTTCTCGTTGTCTACGTTTAGGACtcatgtgaaaatctgatgatgttctAGGACAGTTTTATGGAGATACatagaaaaatattataattaaaagGGTTCACaatctttcaagcaccactgtacatcaactttattaacaggcactgtttaaagatgatcaaatgtttgcttgtccaaatatgtcaaaaaagccaacaatgtccatggggtgtatttattttctcatacGACTGTAAATGACAACATATctaacaatataaatataatatatagatgACAATAGAGGCATTAACGATTCTTAAAATAGTTTATGGCAGTGGTCGGGAACCTATGGCTCTTTCAGTGATTGCCTATGGCTCAACAGCAGGGAAAAAAGGAATCACAAAAATTAGTGTGTCAAGTCAATTAAAACTCtacttattaaatattttaatatacagtgccctccactaatattggcacccttggtaaatatgagcaaagaaggctgtgaaaaattttgtctttattgtttaaccctttgatcttttgtttaaaaaaaaaaaaagaattcacaaaaatactctgctgtcatggatatcaaacaattgcaaacaaaacacagggttatcaaataaaatctttgttaaatataggtgcacaacaattattggcaccattttagtcaatactttgtgctacctccctttgccaatataacagctctgagtcttctcctataatggctgatgaggttggagaatacatggcaagggatctgagaccattcctccatacagaatctctccagatctctttttataaatataaaattaggGATATTATTATTAGACATAAAATGACTGCCAGATGTGGAAGGGCCAGAGAACTGAAAGGTGTCTCGTTCAGTAGTCAGTAGACTAGGGAAAAATAGGCTGCTACAAAGTCCAACATAGTAAAAATGATCTTGTTtctaatttgtatatttattgcatattaaatgtaatggaaataaaatcaaataacaGTTGTTTTTTGACAATCAGTGTAGTTGTTTCATTGGAAACAGTGGAATTGAATTTaatctttaaatgtgattttctcccttttcacttgTGGGagttttaaaatgctagaacttctGTGGAATTCATTAGTAAACAAAATGTTCGGGACCGAGGTTTTAGATTTCTGATCACTTCAAGCAAACCATGAATTAGAGCTCCAGAAATCAGAGTAAATTCCTCTCCAGCCAATGAAACTGTTCTATGTTTACCAGGTGGATGACATCATTGCTTTTAGCAcatgatgaaaagaaaagtgTATTTAAATGCACAGATGGTTTTTAATATCAGTGCAGTAGTCTAGACTAGTAGCACATCTCTCACCTGAAGTGCTGATACTTTACTTTCTCGTGAGCTGAACTCCCGCAGCATGTAGTTTTTCCCAGCCTGCAGGACAAAACGGAATTTCTTGACAATTTTTGCACATCACTCTTTACTGTTTCTACTGTTCATAccgctttaaaacaaaaaatgtctcCTCAACCCcctgccatccatccatctttttgAAACACttatgctgcattcatctttcctcaGAACTTTCGACCTCTGTGCATTCAAGCCACAACGTGGGGGAAAAACACAGatatttgtcttttgttagccAGGAAGTTATATTTAATCTCTTGTCACTACTATACTTTCTACCTGGCTGCTACCCCAATAACtactatgtccatatttggtataagcttaTCTGCTGAATACCATGTCATAGTATGGTAGGTTTACATTCACagaatttttattatattgttattcttcTGCATGACCTGTTATATTTGACATTTCCAcgctaaaactgtgtactggtcggcaCTACAGTGTCTCTTACTGTGCCTATtatcctgttttagtagttactgtactgtctttgTTGTCTGCACATGTTTGCACGTGCATTATATGTAAAAacgtgtagatcttatttagttctgtgtcgtctcatgtggttagtgtgttgttttatgtagcgaACGTTGGACGaactggaggaacgttgtttcgtttcactttGTACTgcaccagctgtatatggttaaattgacaataaagccactcgACTTGAATTAAACTGTGATGAGAGGtttacctcctcaaaacagcgAACTACTGTATATAGTCTCATTCAAAGGTAAggagtatttctttttttctgttgataCTGTGAGCAGCAATGTTGATTTAAAATCACTTCCTGAACTTAAGGCTGAGGAGACCATCCGAGTACATTACTAGGAATTCTGAGCTGAGGATGCTTTTTCATTTGGTATTTCCTAGTCAGAGGTCATAAATTATGAGTCGATTGCAGCATGAAAGCCTTTATAAATGGCCTTTTAAGGGGATGGGGCAGGGCTGGAAAAGCATATTAAGTCCAATTAAGGCACATTTGAACAAACTTGATTTAGCAGTTACAAAGCTTGTTAGATTCTTGGTTATCATTATTTGTGCTGGAAAATAGGTTCAAAAAGTAATgatattcccccccccccccctttaatctgaatacataaacacaaaacaaaggcagGAGCTACATGTACAAGCCACTCTGAATAACTGGTCTAAGAAATTTGCTTGAGCCAAATTAATTAAtctgttaatattttgtttattctaatacatttttttttaaatctcacttCACACTAGTATGAACACAAGGTGCATCTCAATCAATTCCAGGGACAGAATCAGTCCTGAAATGGcaagatttattaaaacaaaggcaaacctGTTTGTATATTGCCACGTTTTAATCAGAGAATGTTGCTGCGTAAAATAAGCTTGACTTGCCTCGTGATAGAGCCGTGTGTCGTTGATCCGAATCAAAACTCCATCCACTCTCAGGAAGAAGCGCAGCAGCGCAAAGAAACTAGTGGGCATCActctctgaaacacacaacacagcacCAAGGTCTGGATTAAAGAACTTAGAAATGAAGATCGTGTTTCTCTCTACTAACTTTTTTCTAGATCTAGACATTTATAGATATGTAGATTAGCAAATACCATCCCTGAATCTTGCATCAACGTAGACACAGAGTACACAACACAGAGTTTGCAAATGAAAACGTGGCCGTCACTCACAATTTTCACACTAATCATAGATACACCATGATCATGGAGCTCATCCTCAAACAACAACACATCCTCGAAGAACATGATCTGCTCCCGAGCTTTCAGTTTCTCCAGGTCTATCCGATCTGATGTAGCAGACACCTGAGTATCATACGCACTTCTTTTAGTATGCCCAGGAAGGTAGATACATTTTCTTAAGAATTTAGGAAAAAGAACATGATGAAGAATAATCACTTTAATGTGCCAAATTACCTTTATCTGCAGGTCTTCACCAAGCAACGTCCCTTTGTAATCTGTTGTATACGTCCAGTCATAATGCTTTACTACGTCCTTGTGCTCAGAATCGGCTCTGCAGCAAAACACAATGCCAGCACAAAGTCCAAACCAAGAGTtgcataataaatgtatttgaatGCCTTTTTTGTGTTTCGTGTGTTACTTAGCAAGTCCCACCTGCTTTCCTGCCACTCCTGGGCACATGCCACTTGTACCGAGTGTTGTAAATTGTTGACGCGCTTGAGGGCGTCGATAGCATTGAACTCAATGCCGAAGCCGTCGGTGTGCTGAATGCGCAGCACGTTGTCTCCAAAAAGCATCTCTGGGAGAGACGGCATGTGCATCTCCTCAGCTAACCTTCACAAGAAGTCGTCAGAAGCAAAATCAGAGCAACAATAAACCACTGCAAGGCTGAAAATAATTCTAGCTGATGATGGTTTTAGCTGCTCGGGAAGTGCAAACAATACTCACTGCTCGATATCTTTAGATTTCATTATATGGGTTTTTGCTGAGGTGACTTTCCATGGCCCAAATGTGAAGTCTTGCTTGCTGCTTTTAAAGCCATGAGATATCATCGACATAGCTGAAGAACAAAAATCACTATGGGTGAAAGGTTTACATCCTTTTACGCCGCCATTAGTACACTAAAGCataggttcccaaccctggtcctggagaaccccctGACTGCTTTCcctactgtaacacacccatTGAAACTCAGTAGGTCCTGATAATGCGCTGgttagttgaatcaggtgtatTTTAGCAGggaaaaacactaaaatataaAGGACGGGGGGTTACTCCAAGCCAAGGGTGAGAACCTGTGCACTAAAGTGTTAAGCAAAACCAGTGAGCTGTCTTTACACAGTGCAAGTACTGCCGATGATCACATAATGTAGATAACTAGTCTACTGCTTGCAATATCCTAATCATCTTACTTTGCGTTAAAATGCAGGCtataaaattaattacaatCCAAAACAGAGATTAACCTCGTTTGAAGTTTGATGATAAATACAGCGGACTCTATGACATTTAATTCTACTGACAGTGTAGCTAAACACAGTGCTTAGCTGCTAGCACgaagcattatatatataaaagactgCGACACTAATTACATGGTTCTGACGGATGATATAGCTACATAATGTCGCACATCATGTTAAATCTTCATTAAACGTGACatgtaatgtgtaattaaaGCAATTAAAATCTACCTGCGGCGTCAATGTACATGAAGTACAACATGAAAAAGTTTCCGATGTGAAACTCGAGCCAGAGTTTAATGGTTCCACCTTTTGGATATGAGTTTACGTACAGTATTTCCTCTTCGCTTTCATATATATTGGGGCAGTTTCATTTAGCGGCATTTATTTTCAGGCCTGATAGGGAAAAGTCCAAACTGAAGTTACTAACTAAGCCCTTGCAGTGTATGCGCTTGATTTAAGTCGTGTTATTTCTTGGTCATGCAGTTGAACacaagtttgtgaaccctttagaatgattttcacacaagtcctttAGAGTCCTAAAGTAGAtacagagaacccaattaaacaaatgagacaaatattatacttggtcatttatttaatgaggaaaatgatcaaatattacatatacgcaagtggcaaaagtatgtttcagtatctggtgtgagccccttgtgcagcaacaactg is a window of Ictalurus furcatus strain D&B chromosome 16, Billie_1.0, whole genome shotgun sequence DNA encoding:
- the tiprl gene encoding TIP41-like protein; this translates as MLYFMYIDAAAMSMISHGFKSSKQDFTFGPWKVTSAKTHIMKSKDIEQLAEEMHMPSLPEMLFGDNVLRIQHTDGFGIEFNAIDALKRVNNLQHSVQVACAQEWQESRADSEHKDVVKHYDWTYTTDYKGTLLGEDLQIKVSATSDRIDLEKLKAREQIMFFEDVLLFEDELHDHGVSMISVKIRVMPTSFFALLRFFLRVDGVLIRINDTRLYHEAGKNYMLREFSSRESKVSALQHVPPALYTEPNEIVQHLPLTIMECEKLEFPEQQPPTESPQ